The following proteins are co-located in the Festucalex cinctus isolate MCC-2025b chromosome 15, RoL_Fcin_1.0, whole genome shotgun sequence genome:
- the LOC144002840 gene encoding calcium-binding protein 2-like isoform X1: MSSALPKSESATSLLRSTGLQRRSTQSDHGPHGGRGGHRNQRGQRGGGGADAGRMEEASARRPLCRPGHAEKGAEDVKRKTRAKSGRSKQSGGRGRDAKGSPGAAKEERDDADFFFETGGKAVSGSASSLSSDAAAAGSAPAPSRPAAGRRSKRLSTVSDYDASLHPIVKSVFGQDRELRPEEMDELREAFREFDKDKDGFIGCKDLGNCMRTMGYMPTEMELIELSQQINMNLGGHVDFEDFVELMGPKLLAETADMIGVKELRDAFKEFDTNGDGQISTAELREAMKKLLGQQVGHRDLEDILRDIDLNGDGHVDFEEFVRMMSR, from the exons ATGAGCTCCGCCTTGCCGAAAAGCGAGTCCGCAACGTCCCTGCTGAGGTCCACGGGGCTCCAGCGCAGGTCCACGCAGTCCGACCACGGCCCACACGGCGGCCGCGGCGGGCACCGGAACCAGCGCGgccagagaggaggaggaggagccgaCGCCGGCCGGATGGAGGAGGCGAGCGCGAGGAGACCCCTGTGCCGGCCCGGCCACGCGGAGAAAGGCGCGGAGGACGTCAAGCGCAAGACGCGCGCCAAATCCGGCCGGTCCAAGCAGTCCGGGGGACGCGGACGGGACGCCAAAGGGTCCCCGGGGGCGGCCAAGGAGGAGCGGGACGACGCCGACTTCTTCTTCGAGACCGGCGGGAAGGCGGTGAGCGGCTCAGCCTCCAGCCTGAGCTCGGACGCCGCAGCCGCCGGGAGCGCCCCGGCTCCGAGTCGGCCCGCCGCCGGCCGGAGGTCCAAGAGGCTCAGCACCGTTTCGGACTATGATGCAAGCCTGCACCCCATCGTCAAGTCTGTCTTTGGACAA GACAGAGAGCTACGACCAGAAGAAATGGATG AGCTGCGCGAGGCGTTCAGAGAGTTCGACAAGGACAAGGACGGCTTCATCGGCTGCAAGGACTTGGGCAACTGCATGAGGACGATGGGATACATGCCCACGGAGATGGAACTGATCGAACTCAGCCAGCAGATCAACATGAATC TGGGCGGACATGTCGACTTTGAGGACTTTGTTGAGCTGATGGGGCCCAAACTTCTGGCTGAGACTGCAGACATGATCGGCGTGAAGGAGCTGCGTGATGCGTTCAAGGAG tttgaCACCAACGGTGACGGTCAGATCAGCACGGCAGAACTCAGAGAAGCAATGAAAAAGCTCTTAGGACAACAG GTCGGTCACAGAGATCTGGAGGACATTTTACGAGACATAGACCTCAATGGAGATGGACACGTGGATTTTGAAG AATTTGTGCGGATGATGTCTCGATGA
- the LOC144002068 gene encoding uncharacterized protein LOC144002068 has product MSFLDQPWCPTSVQVTVLQARGLRAKGKGGTNDAYALMQVGKDKYQTSVVEKSVAPVWKEEAAFELPQHGAGGERGTLHVHVLHRALVGPDKLLGQAVIDLVLLAQEKSRNKTEWFKLLDKSGKADKDRGEVLVDIQFMRNNMTASMFDLSAVGKPRSRLGKLKDKVRGKKKEPDAAAPSLKQVLTDSEGEEEGEDGEEAASKEKKKKAKIKSLFSHKSNLQRNMSQSMSVLPAKNSSLSGSLSSGLNVDASEGKKKFKFMKHKRSGSSESKESSSQKRAAAEKSNLCINGSHVYCEEPPPRTARIGSNFSLASSGHGSMEDVPESSPPSVDSLPTIKQYTPWEEEEEEEEEDEGRRNEDLDTKEEMGTRELDRFAEKDRLKEQEEKGRQVEEKRERDEENARKEEEERIKRQEEERRQELERLTMEKMRQEEVERMRREELERLQEEKMRREEEQRRHEERARKEEEERIRQEERLAEEKRREEEKRDEEERLRIQELERAAMEKRRHEEEERIRRQEEQERLAEEKRQEEEERKKEEERLRRQELERVTMEKRRQEEEQRRRDDESARKEEERLRQEEQRRLAEEKRLEEEKEKEEERLRRQELERITMENRRREEERKREEAERLRRQELERLEEEKLRWEEEQRQMDEEKARKEEEERMRRREEQERIAEEQRRLEEEERRRNEERERKEEEERIGQEEMAMQEKIRREEEERVREREEQQRLAEEQRRLEEERRNEEKAKKEEEERVKREQERLAEEEQRLEHEERTKKEAEQKRREEEQLAKEKERQEEEERKMEKAQEAKRNEEELEEQQRRKKEEEEKRKLAEEEEHTRCDDMRRKAEQKLEEEEKRREEQQLRRADEEQEQERRWKNEKKTRDETCKKDKAEEDSGHQEDVENTQVNSSNPFDEDFSNNPFEDDIPNSTSSSKHSTSDPTIPKSCQLPEPSTTVSQREKRPAPRPPTRTRKDRQDEPLLHPAPITEQVQEKVKTASVVPQRSVQTVPPQTDVQKIGASKHKRPAPSAPSAESKAVPVVHSLNPFDDDDEDGDEHAAQEEVTSTNRSTLSWPPPASQTPDPDAASQSKVKSSKVARAPAPPAAVSSTPSTQMAVPGDTKTQAVMAGPALSHRESPPNEAKPVTLQHGSDASGKKEAPPAPSRRLQPVKPLSAEDQHPVTEIKVEKENLVGKVENTKVNVSKEKGPYSMLTREELISLVVKQEKLLQNKDKKIAELEQYIDDLLVRVMEEQPSILMSMKKAV; this is encoded by the exons ATGTCGTTTCTGGATCAGCCCTGGTGTCCCACCAGCGTCCAGGTGACCGTGCTCCAAGCCCGGGGCCTCAGGGCGAAGGGCAAAGGCGGCACCAACGACGCCTACGCGCTCATGCAAGTGGGCAAAGACAAGTACCAGACCTCCGTGGTGGAGAAGAGCGTGGCGCCCGTGTGGAAGGAGGAAGCCGCCTTCGAGCTGCCGCAGCACGGCGCGGGAGGAGAGCGAGGCACGCTGCACGTTCACGTCCTTCACCGAGCTCTGGTGGGACCGGACAAGCTGCTGGGTCAGGCGGTCATCGACCTGGTCCTGCTCGCTCAGGAAAAGAGTCGGAACAAGACCGA GTGGTTCAAGTTACTGGACAAGAGCGGCAAGGCGGACAAGGACCGAGGCGAGGTGCTGGTGGACATCCAGTTCATGAGGAACAACATGACGGCCAGCATGTTCGACCTGTCCGCCGTCGGCAAGCCTCGATCCCGCCTGGGCAAGCTCAAGGACAAAGTTCGGGGCAAGAAAAAAGAGCCGGACGCGGCGGCGCCGTCGTTGAAGCAGGTTCTCACCGACAGCGAGGGAGAAGAGGAAGGGGAGGATGGCGAGGAAGCGGCTagcaaagagaagaagaagaaagcgaaAATCAAGTCTTTGTTTTCTCACAAGTCGAACTTGCAGAGGAACATGTCACAGTCGATGTCCGTCCTGCCTGCCAAGAACTCGTCACTGAGTGGCAGCCTATCGTCTGGGCTCAATGTGGACGCCTCTGAAG GTAAGAAGAAATTCAAGTTCATGAAACACAAACGCTCTGGCAGCTCGGAAAGCAAAGAATCATCTTCTCAGAAACGTGCCGCTGCGGAGAAGAGCAACCTGTGCATCAACGGGAGTCACGTTTACTGCGAGGAACCTCCGCCTCGCACCGCTCGCATCGGCTCCAACTTCAGTCTGGCCAGCTCGGGACACGGATCGATGGAGGATGTTCCGGAAAGTTCCCCGCCGTCAGTCGACTCGCTCCCCACGATAAAGCAATACACACCctgggaggaggaagaagaagaagaagaggaggatgaaggaAGGAGGAATGAGGATTTGGACACCAAAGAGGAGATGGGGACGAGAGAACTTGACAGGTTTGCTGAGAAAGATAGGTTGAAGGAACAGGAGGAGAAGGGAAGACAAGTAGAAGAAAAGAGGGAAAGGGATGAAGAGAATGCTagaaaggaggaagaggagagaaTCAAGAGACAAGAAGAAGAGAGAAGACAAGAGCTGGAACGCTTAACAATGGAGAAGATGAGGCAGGAGGAAGTAGAGAGGATGAGAAGAGAAGAACTAGAAAGATTACAAGAGGAAAAGATGAGACGGGAGGAAGAACAGAGAAGGCATGAAGAGAGGGCaaggaaggaggaagaggagaggatAAGGCAAGAAGAGCGATTAGCAGAGGAAAAGAGACGGGAGGAAGAGAAGAGGGATGAAGAAGAGCGTCTGAGAATCCAAGAACTGGAAAGGGCAGCAATGGAAAAGAGGCGGCATGAAGAAGAAGAGAGGATCAGAAGACAAGAAGAGCAGGAACGACTGGCGGAGGAAAAGAGAcaggaggaagaagagaggaaaaaagaaGAGGAGAGGCTGAGAAGACAAGAATTGGAAAGAGTAACAATGGAAAAGAGGAGGCAGGAGGAAGAACAGAGGAGAAGAGATGACGAGAGTGCAAGAAAGGAAGAGGAGAGGCTAAGACAAGAAGAGCAAAGACGATTAGCTGAGGAAAAGAGACttgaagaagaaaaggaaaaagaagagGAGAGACTGAGAAGACAAGAACTGGAAAGAATAACGATGGAAAACAGGAGACGGGAAGAAGAGAGAAAACGAGAGGAAGCGGAAAGGCTCAGGAGACAAGAACTGGAAAGATTAGAAGAGGAAAAGTTGAGATGGGAGGAAGAACAGCGGCAAATGGATGAAGAGAAGGCGAGAAAGGAAGAAGAGGAGCGAATGAGAAGACGGGAAGAGCAGGAACGAATAGCCGAGGAACAGCGGAGACTTGAAGAGGAAGAGAGGAGAAGGAATGAAGAGAGGGAAAgaaaggaggaagaagagagaATAGGGCAGGAGGAGATGGCCATGCAAGAGAAAATCAgaagggaggaagaggagcgtGTGAGAGAACGAGAAGAGCAGCAACGATTAGCAGAGGAGCAGCGGAGACTTGAAGAAGAGAGAAGGAATGAAGAGAAGGCtaaaaaggaggaagaggagcgagTAAAACGAGAACAGGAACGACTAGCAGAGGAAGAGCAACGGCTGGAGCACGAGGAGAGAACTAAAAAGGAGGCGGAACAAAAGAGACGAGAAGAGGAGCAATTAGCTAAAGAGAAGGAGAgacaggaggaagaggagagaaaGATGGAGAAAGCTCAAGAAGCCAAAAGGAATGAGGAAGAACTTGAGGAAcaacagagaagaaaaaaagaggaagaggaaaagaGAAAACTTGCTGAAGAAGAGGAACACACAAGGTGTGATGACATGAGGAGGAAAGCAGAGCAGAAGTTGGAGGAGGAAGAAAAGCGACGGGAGGAGCAACAACTGAGGAGAGCTGATGAAGAGCAGGAGCAAGAAAGGAGATGGAAGAATGAGAAAAAGACAAGGGATGAAACATGTAAGAAAGATAAAGCGGAGGAAGATAGTGGACATCAAGAAGATGTTGAAAATACACAAGTTAATTCCTCTAATCCATTTGACGAAGATTTTTCTAATAATCCCTTTGAGGACGATATTCCCAACTCAACTTCTAGTTCAAAGCACAGCACTTCAGACCCCACGATCCCGAAAAG TTGCCAACTGCCTGAACCCTCAACCACAGTTAGTCAACGTGAGAAGCGACCAGCTCCTCGGCCCCCGACCAGGACCCGAAAAGACAGACAGGATGAACCTTTGCTACATCCGGCGCCGATTACTGAGCAGGTTCAAGAAAAGGTGAAAACAGCTAGTGTTGTGCCTCAGCGCTCGGTGCAGACCGTCCCTCCTCAGACGGACGTGCAGAAAATCGGTGCATCCAAACACAAACGTCCTGCACCGTCAGCACCTAGCGCTGAATCCAAAGCCGTCCCGGTTGTGCACAGCTTAAATccatttgatgatgatgatgaagatggggACGAGCATGCTGCACAAGAGGAAGTCACCTCTACTAATCGCAGTACACTGTCATGGCCTCCGCCCGCGTCACAAACTCCCGACCCGGACGCTGCTTCCCAAAGCAAAGTCAAATCTTCTAAGGTGGCCCGTGCGCCTGCACCTCCTGCTGCTGTATCAAGCACGCCAAGTACGCAAATGGCTGTACCTGGTGACACGAAAACCCAAGCGGTCATGGCTGGTCCGGCTTTGTCACACAGGGAGAGTCCACCAAACGAGGCCAAGCCTGTGACACTGCAGCACGGGTCGGATGCAAGTGGAAAGAAAGAGGCGCCTCCAGCACCTTCGCGCAG ACTTCAGCCTGTGAAACCACTCAGTGCTGAAGACCAGCATCCCGTCACGGAGATCAAAGTAGAAAAAGAGAATCTGGTGGGCAAAGTTGAGAACACAAAG GTAAATGTCAGCAAAGAGAAGGGTCCATACTCAATGCTCACCCGGGAAGAACTCATCTCTCTTGTGGTAAAGCAGGAGAAGCTGCTtcaaaacaaggacaaaaagaTAGCGGAGCTGGAGCAGTACATCGACGACTTACTCGTGCGCGTCATGGAGGAACAACCGAGCATTCTCATGTCGATGAAAAAAGCCGTCTAG
- the LOC144002840 gene encoding calcium-binding protein 1-like isoform X2, with product MPGDARRHSCARRRHTHLGGKHKARPPRLGRFAMGNSVKSLKIFTKKDQKKNYKAVQSCEEGGSGGGNLEPLVALAQNGTNMHNVLGPACIFLRKGFAESRQADRELRPEEMDELREAFREFDKDKDGFIGCKDLGNCMRTMGYMPTEMELIELSQQINMNLGGHVDFEDFVELMGPKLLAETADMIGVKELRDAFKEFDTNGDGQISTAELREAMKKLLGQQVGHRDLEDILRDIDLNGDGHVDFEEFVRMMSR from the exons ATGCCAGGAGACGCACGCCGACACTCATGCGCACGCCGTCGGCACACGCACTTAGGGGGGAAACATAAGGCGAGACCACCACGTTTGGGGCGCTTTGCAATGGGCAACTCTGTAAAGTCGCTCAAAATTTTCACCAAGAAG GACCAGAAGAAGAACTACAAGGCGGTGCAGTCCTGTGAGGAGGGGGGCTCAGGGGGGGGCAATCTGGAGCCGCTAGTGGCCCTGGCTCAGAACGGCACCAACATGCACAACGTTCTGGGGCCCGCGTGCATCTTTCTACGCAAAGGCTTCGCCGAGAGCCGGCAGGCT GACAGAGAGCTACGACCAGAAGAAATGGATG AGCTGCGCGAGGCGTTCAGAGAGTTCGACAAGGACAAGGACGGCTTCATCGGCTGCAAGGACTTGGGCAACTGCATGAGGACGATGGGATACATGCCCACGGAGATGGAACTGATCGAACTCAGCCAGCAGATCAACATGAATC TGGGCGGACATGTCGACTTTGAGGACTTTGTTGAGCTGATGGGGCCCAAACTTCTGGCTGAGACTGCAGACATGATCGGCGTGAAGGAGCTGCGTGATGCGTTCAAGGAG tttgaCACCAACGGTGACGGTCAGATCAGCACGGCAGAACTCAGAGAAGCAATGAAAAAGCTCTTAGGACAACAG GTCGGTCACAGAGATCTGGAGGACATTTTACGAGACATAGACCTCAATGGAGATGGACACGTGGATTTTGAAG AATTTGTGCGGATGATGTCTCGATGA